A window of Oncorhynchus keta strain PuntledgeMale-10-30-2019 unplaced genomic scaffold, Oket_V2 Un_scaffold_29839_pilon_pilon, whole genome shotgun sequence genomic DNA:
AAGGCAGCTTTACACTGAGATCAAGGTGGGCCACACAGACCACAACAGAAGTGTTCAGACCCCTAGAAAACCCCATAGAGTTTTAGTCCTAAAGTAAGCTATCATCCTTACCAGAATGGCATGGAATGGCACTTGAAGGGTCACACAAGCCTAGAAAATAGCTGCCATGAAAATGGTGTGGTTAATAACTGATTATTGTACTTCCTCCTTCGACATCAAGACCTTTGCTTTCCCCAAACACcctcccgacacacacacacctacacacacgcaTTTACCATTCATGATGTTGTAGGCCTGGCTGAAAGGTGTTTGATACTAACAAGAGCCCATCCTTCTGGGATGGCCCCTGCCTGCCACTCTTCATCCACACCATTATCATAAATGTGACATTTCACAGATAATATTGATTACTTTATCTTAGCATTTCAGCCTGCATGACAGGCCGTTGCAGAGAGCAGCGTTTCTATTGATCTCTAGCCTATTAAACCCTCTTGTGAGTATAATCGTTGTTATAAGACCTTTTACTGCCTATAGAATCAATGGTTCACATTTCCAGACAGGACAGAAGAGATGTCATATTTGAAAATCTGCAATTTTCATCTACATGCCCTCCACCAATGTGTAATAGGCATTTTCTAACCGTTCCCTGGAAGAAAGACTGTACATATAGGGAGCTGAAATCATACACATATAATGCTATTTAGTTGTTCTGTGAAATGTTGAGTTCAGGACACAATGTGTGTTTACTTACATGCCAACACTGAAAAACATTGGTTTGCATGTTTCTTTAATGCCAATCCTATCCTGAGGGTTTGGTTTGGAAATGTCATGTAGACTTATATAGCAGGTCAAATCACACACTCCAGCAATTTGTTCCTACCGTGAGTCTTCTTTAATCTTTCTTCGTTCAGTTGGTAgcgcatggcgcttgtaacaccagggtagtgggttcgattcccgggaccacccatttGTCAAATTtacgtcgctttggataaaagcgtctgctaaatggcatatattataaaaCCGCTAAACGACAACGGTTTGACATTGTTATTTGATTGACATTATGGTTCATGATAAATCCATGTGTAATAACAGAGCACGTAGTCAATCTTCAACTCAAGCTCTACtgaggagaatgaccatttcctcgTCTTGTTGTTGCCGGAGAAATCACACTTAGTAGAACAATAGGCTATAACATTCACTTCACTGGAGAGGACACTTATTTCTCTGAGAACTTAAGTTGAGAATAggtaacattttacattacatctGGTTAATACAATTTAGTATCATTTTATTGTCGTTATTTGGAATTTATCCTCTGACCATCTAATGACAAATATTTGAATCACATCTGTTACACTAGTCCTTAATCAATCAATGATTGTCAGACAAATCTGTGTACAAGAAAAATAGGAAACGATTTAGTAGGCTACTATTTAATATTAACAACATATGTCCCCATTATCATGTTTGATGATTTATGACGATATTTCAACAACTAAAATAAAGTCAGAATCCTTATAAATTGTCATCAGAAATAATTATTCATTTAAAAGAGTAATAAACGGCATGAATTTTATTTTGAATGGAAAAACCTGACATTGTAAGCCCATGACCAATCAAAATAACGAACACATTTACAAACGTTAGATTATTTAGCAGTATACGTTATTAATTCAAATGCAATATAACcacagtccaggtgtgacaagacaagaaatagcctacataaaacaTCTCCCATAAATTATTTGATAAAAAATAAATCTGTATACGTTCGAGGCATATATGTTCCATATACATTATCCAGTGTCTACATACAACAACATAGTTATCGAAAATGTTTAGTTATCAAATGAAAATACTCACAATTCAAAGCAAGACCAAATAGTTCAAGACATCCATGTCCTTCAGAAATCGACGATATTGTAATATTGTCTAACTCTTCATTCTGTTTAAAATTAAAAACATCTTAAATGTCGTGTTGTCTCTTTTTTTATCTGGCAATGCAGACATGTAGGCCTATAAACATGACCAAGCGCTCTTATGAAGAGAGGTACAAAAACAATGGAAATAAATATGAGAGAAAATGCATAATGCGTGATATAGGGAACTAAAAAATGGCCATATTAACCTCGCCTTTCTGACATGATGACAGGCTTTATGTCACCTAAAAGGGCAAAGTATCGAGGAAAAGCGTGTCTATTATTGCAGGTGGAGGGACCAAGTCTTCCAGTTTCAAGTAGAATATCCTCTGCAGACCTTGTGTACACAGCGTGCGAAGTTCAGGCAGCTTTCCCAAGAGTTTTGTCAAGTGATTTGGTCGACTGACACTTCCATCGTTAAAAGTCACTTTGTCTTTCAAACAGTTCACCATCTTGTTCTGAAGTTCCTCTACTTTCCTGGGCTCCTTCAGCCCATGTCTCTCTGAAACAATGACAGGGTGCAATTCGTTTCAAAACTTAACCCAATGGCATTATAGGCGCATAGATTCAGAATGTAGGGTTTTATTAGCCTACCTGTTACTGTGGCAAGGGCGCATATGCAGGAGAATGTTGCAACGTCTATATTCATACTTTGAAGGTTTGCAGAGAACTCCACTATGGTGTCAATCCAGTCTCCAAAGCCGCGCCTACACTGAAGCCTGTGCAAAACCAATCCGTTGCAGAAGATGAGCTTCCCTTCCTCAGGGTTGGACCTGTAATATGATAGCATCGCATGATTAGGAATCGGATACCGACTTGGCAATAAGATCAAATGGATACTATCGCGCGTAATTGTTGTGCGTAAAATGACTTTATATAGGTGCATTTTTGATATGCTATTGTATAAGATACCTGTAAGCCAAACGCAGAACGAAGAGTTCCAGGAAGGCTGATTCGAAGAGGAGATCTTGGTCCGGTCTCGGCAGATCGGTAAAACCTGGGATCTTTTGCGCCCAGTCTCGGATAATCTCCATGGAGACGGTCAGGACGTCGTAGAACTGCTGCACATGTTGCGTGTCATCTCCTTCGATTTGGCTGTCAGCATTATTCTGGAACTAGAAGATGATGTTAAATTGAACTCATAAACCCAATGCTCAACGGTATATTTTTAAAACgtattttttaaacttattttatgAATAAATTGGTGCGCAAAGTGATGTGGGTTGCATTTCCGAGGCTCGTACTTACTCGGGAGTAGTCCAGTCGAGACAATGAGGGGTTGGAGTCCACATGGGCCCTCACTAGCGCGTTAAGGATGCTGACAGGTGACAAAGGGTCTTGAATCTTATGTTTGGAGGGTAACCGGCCACGTCGACCCTTTAAACTTGCAGTCCTGACGACTGAATAATGAAACATATGAATTAAGTTGTTTTGTATAAATAATTACTATTATGCTTTGAAAAACACATTCTGCCTACAATTAATGTGTAAATACATTTCAAGGAAATGCGTAAAGTTGTGCGTTTTAGAACGAACCTTACCTTCTTTAACCATTCCCGTGACAAGGCACTTCTGGAAACGGCAGTATTGGCACCTGTTTCTCCGGCGTTTGTCAACTGCACAGTTTTTCCCAGCTAAACACACATATTTGGCATTTTTCTGAACAGTGCGCTGTGAAGAAACACAGAGGAGAACACCTTTAGTTGCCATTCGATGCGTTGACACCTGAAGCTTTGATACATTGATCAAATATAGCCACTAAAATACTTTTGCCACGCATATTGACCATGGGAAATGAACAGCCATGGCATATTGACCATGGGAAATGAACAGCCATGGCATATTGACCATGGGAAATGAACAGCCATGGCGTTGCAGTCTTCCACCTACTCTCCCAGCTGCATAATGCATCATAGCAGCGGACGAGGCAGACAGTGGGTAAATATAGTTCCGTGGCTACTCATAATATTAAGTTgaccctctcccagtcctctatTGGCATGGCAAGGAGATGAAGGTTCTTgattttttaattaatttttttattttttatttcacctttatttaaccaggtaggctagttgagaacaagttctcatttgcaactgcgattTTGAAGGGATTGTATCAGGAGCCAACAAACAACACAATGAATCAGTAGCCTAAatattaaaatacatttaaatggaATGTTAGTTGACCGTTAGTTCTAAATGTATAACAATCCCCGCTGATATTTAATGTAACATACCTTGAAGAATCCCTTACAGCCCTCGCAGGTTCGCACGCCGTAGTGCTGACAGGCGGCATTGTCCCCACACACGGCACATAAAGCATCGGTGTTGGTGGGTGATCCTTGGCGAGGAGGCGACGGTGCTTGGTTATCCATAAAGTGATGTCCGTGACCGAGCTGGAACGAATAGGGGGAACCCACCCTGTGCTGTTTCCTTAGGGAGCTGGAACCAAAGATGCCCTGGCTCTCCAAGCCATGATACCTGCCTGAGGTATCCGGGTTCACGGACACCTGGAGGGACCCGTCAAATCTCATCTGGCACGTCGACAAAGGACTACCGGTTTGGGAATGCTTGAGAGAAAACAAGGATAATCTGGATATGGCATTTTTCCGCTGCTCCATTCTGTGCGCCACCGCCAAGTAGTCCTGGTGAAAACTGTACAGAGATCCAGAATCATCCCACGCATGGCTGGGTGGACTctggaatgtctgtgtgtgtggagagggggacTTGTAGTAAACGGACCCGGAGGGAGTGACCATCTCATCGGACTGATGC
This region includes:
- the LOC118375309 gene encoding nuclear receptor subfamily 4 group A member 2-like, whose product is MPCVQAQCGSSPQGASPASQQSASSFHAAGEHHSHNCDFLTPEFVKFSMDLTNTEITSATITNLPNVGVFVDSYCNNSNYDVKPPCLFQMPNLGEQSSIKVEDIPMYHQQSHHHQPHQSDEMVTPSGSVYYKSPSPHTQTFQSPPSHAWDDSGSLYSFHQDYLAVAHRMEQRKNAISRLSLFSLKHSQTGSPLSTCQMRFDGSLQVSVNPDTSGRYHGLESQGIFGSSSLRKQHRVGSPYSFQLGHGHHFMDNQAPSPPRQGSPTNTDALCAVCGDNAACQHYGVRTCEGCKGFFKRTVQKNAKYVCLAGKNCAVDKRRRNRCQYCRFQKCLVTGMVKEVVRTASLKGRRGRLPSKHKIQDPLSPVSILNALVRAHVDSNPSLSRLDYSRFQNNADSQIEGDDTQHVQQFYDVLTVSMEIIRDWAQKIPGFTDLPRPDQDLLFESAFLELFVLRLAYRSNPEEGKLIFCNGLVLHRLQCRRGFGDWIDTIVEFSANLQSMNIDVATFSCICALATVTERHGLKEPRKVEELQNKMVNCLKDKVTFNDGSVSRPNHLTKLLGKLPELRTLCTQGLQRIFYLKLEDLVPPPAIIDTLFLDTLPF